In Spirosoma aureum, a single genomic region encodes these proteins:
- a CDS encoding extracellular catalytic domain type 1 short-chain-length polyhydroxyalkanoate depolymerase, whose protein sequence is MTNLIATIFIASFILLGDGTVGLCSLNKAQQASSVTTPEPSIRDTIRHDGQTRIYWVHVPTVYKQSTNLLPLVIALHGGGGSGQQFETQSRLSEKANQEGFIVVYPDGIQNPGILHLRTWNAGACCGQSASTQQTDDVGFIGKLIDKLTTTYRIDPKKVYATGHSNGAMLCYRLACDLSNKLAAIAANAGTMQLKTACHPTRIMPILHIHSQLDRNVPYMGGVGTKSINKQWNSPVDSTLTVFAQIAQCKSQKQVVRSTDNYTFYKWTNCEGSIEIQYYLTTDGGHAWPGGQKGARFIGDTPSEAFVNNDIIWQFFKTHSLP, encoded by the coding sequence ATGACCAACTTGATTGCAACGATTTTCATAGCAAGTTTTATCCTTTTGGGCGATGGGACTGTAGGGTTGTGTTCACTAAATAAAGCGCAGCAGGCTTCATCAGTAACGACACCAGAACCTAGTATTCGCGACACCATTCGGCATGATGGGCAGACACGAATTTACTGGGTACATGTGCCGACTGTCTATAAACAGAGTACCAATCTGCTACCGTTGGTGATTGCGTTACACGGCGGTGGTGGTAGTGGTCAGCAATTTGAAACCCAATCGAGATTAAGCGAAAAAGCCAACCAGGAAGGCTTTATTGTGGTCTATCCAGATGGCATACAAAACCCCGGTATCCTGCATTTACGTACCTGGAATGCGGGTGCCTGTTGTGGACAGAGTGCGTCAACACAGCAAACCGATGACGTCGGATTTATCGGAAAACTCATCGATAAACTAACCACTACTTACCGCATCGATCCCAAAAAAGTGTATGCTACAGGCCATTCCAATGGTGCGATGCTGTGTTACAGGCTGGCCTGTGACTTGTCGAATAAACTGGCGGCCATCGCTGCGAATGCAGGAACCATGCAGCTAAAAACAGCCTGTCACCCTACCCGCATCATGCCGATTCTTCATATCCATTCGCAACTGGATCGAAACGTACCGTATATGGGTGGCGTTGGCACAAAGAGCATCAACAAACAATGGAATTCCCCGGTGGATAGTACACTCACGGTATTCGCACAGATCGCGCAATGCAAAAGTCAGAAACAGGTTGTTCGTTCGACCGATAATTACACGTTTTATAAATGGACAAATTGCGAAGGCAGCATCGAGATTCAGTATTACCTGACCACAGATGGTGGACACGCCTGGCCCGGTGGTCAAAAAGGAGCGCGTTTCATCGGCGATACACCGTCGGAAGCGTTCGTGAATAACGATATCATCTGGCAATTTTTCAAAACACATTCGCTGCCCTAA
- a CDS encoding M14 family metallopeptidase — translation MYPLHLIKRASLPVINLFLLGYWLTNTLAHAQQKAIPKPEETLGFPVGADFKLATYEQSLKYFQKLDEASDLIKLVHVGETSEGRPWYFALISSKKNLDNIDRYRAIAQRLAHPAGLTDDEAKKLALEGKPLVHIDGGLHASEVAGAQHTISLAYDMLSKADDPKMKAILDNVILLLWPSLNPDGQTMIGDWYKSNVGTPYEVAPPPFLYQKYVGHDNNRDAYMLNMIESRVVARTWRDWEPNIIFVHHQTSPFPTRIWLPPFAEPIASQTPPIIAREVNMIGMAMAQALESNGQKGATHMGTGFDAWYPGYIDYMPVLQNIPAFWTETALYNYATPHFYTVRDFPKDKNEFRVESLYSSPWPGGWWRISDAIAYMQTASLATLDYAAKYGDVLLYNRYQAGRNTIKKYEQEPPYAYFIPQKQRDPVRPVELLRRLAFHGIRIGQLTKEVAFEGRNYPKGTWVIPMNQEYGELTKQLLDVQSYPDLREFPGGPPEQPYDAAGWTLPLQFELNVIPATTPLTSDVKGAIQLVAGTSRDWKTDDRKDANPADFVGGIGFDTNPVSAGIKAPEGRLTGSGTIALVNPAENNAFRVINRSLKAGGTVSYNKDRQRYAISGISRTTLEPWVKDLGVTAELTTNTTGAVVKPRIAVYKPWTASMDEGWSHWVLEQFEFSFVNISNADVLAGDLTDRFDVILIASDRPRNIKDGFAKGSVPPAYEGGLGEQGASNLDNFVRQGGTLVCLNSSSDYAIDALHLPVKNVVAGINSKDFFTGGSLLEVETDATHPVMAGMPTKAAVFVENSPVFATLDGFKGQALAKFAPAGSPLRSGYLLGEKHLQGYAASLDVQHGKGHVILHGFRPQWRGQPLGTYRVLLNSVLYGGELAKSKFGTVEFWKSPSVSMKQKEEEKK, via the coding sequence ATGTACCCACTTCACTTGATAAAGCGGGCTTCATTGCCTGTGATCAATTTATTCCTCTTGGGTTATTGGCTGACGAATACGCTGGCTCACGCCCAGCAAAAAGCAATTCCCAAACCAGAAGAAACCCTTGGTTTTCCGGTTGGTGCTGATTTTAAACTGGCTACCTACGAACAATCGCTGAAATACTTTCAGAAACTCGACGAAGCCAGCGATCTGATCAAGCTGGTTCACGTGGGCGAAACGTCGGAAGGAAGGCCCTGGTATTTTGCGCTGATCTCGTCAAAAAAGAACCTCGACAACATTGATAGGTACCGGGCTATTGCGCAACGGCTGGCACATCCGGCGGGTCTGACCGACGATGAAGCGAAAAAACTAGCATTGGAAGGCAAACCGTTGGTGCATATCGACGGTGGTCTGCATGCATCGGAAGTAGCAGGTGCTCAGCATACGATTTCGCTGGCGTATGACATGCTCAGTAAGGCCGATGATCCTAAGATGAAGGCGATCCTGGACAATGTGATTCTGTTGCTGTGGCCATCGCTTAACCCCGACGGTCAAACCATGATCGGCGACTGGTATAAATCAAATGTGGGTACGCCTTATGAAGTAGCACCTCCCCCATTTCTATATCAGAAATACGTTGGCCACGATAACAACCGCGATGCCTACATGCTCAACATGATTGAGTCGCGGGTAGTAGCCCGAACCTGGCGCGACTGGGAGCCGAATATCATTTTCGTCCACCATCAGACCTCGCCCTTCCCGACAAGAATCTGGTTGCCGCCCTTCGCCGAACCAATTGCCTCCCAAACACCACCTATCATTGCCCGCGAGGTAAACATGATTGGCATGGCGATGGCACAGGCACTCGAAAGCAATGGACAAAAAGGGGCTACCCACATGGGAACGGGTTTTGATGCCTGGTATCCGGGCTACATCGATTATATGCCGGTTCTGCAAAACATACCGGCTTTCTGGACCGAAACGGCCTTGTATAACTACGCCACACCGCATTTTTACACCGTTCGCGATTTCCCCAAAGATAAGAATGAGTTTCGCGTCGAGTCCTTGTATTCTAGCCCGTGGCCGGGTGGCTGGTGGCGCATCAGTGATGCCATCGCCTACATGCAAACGGCTTCACTGGCCACGCTCGATTATGCCGCCAAATATGGTGATGTACTGTTGTATAACCGGTATCAGGCTGGGCGCAATACCATCAAAAAATACGAGCAGGAACCGCCCTATGCTTATTTCATTCCTCAGAAACAACGCGACCCAGTTCGCCCGGTTGAACTGCTGCGCCGACTGGCATTTCACGGTATCCGAATTGGCCAGTTGACGAAAGAGGTTGCATTTGAGGGTCGCAACTATCCCAAGGGAACCTGGGTAATTCCGATGAATCAGGAATATGGGGAGTTGACCAAGCAATTGCTTGATGTACAGTCGTATCCAGACCTGCGCGAATTTCCGGGCGGCCCACCCGAACAGCCCTATGACGCTGCGGGCTGGACGCTTCCGCTGCAATTTGAACTGAACGTAATTCCGGCTACGACACCGCTGACCTCCGATGTAAAAGGAGCAATCCAACTGGTTGCCGGAACTTCCAGAGACTGGAAAACAGATGATCGTAAAGATGCCAATCCGGCCGATTTTGTTGGCGGAATCGGTTTTGACACCAATCCGGTTTCGGCAGGGATCAAAGCGCCGGAAGGCCGATTGACCGGTTCAGGTACGATTGCATTGGTAAATCCGGCCGAGAATAATGCGTTCAGAGTAATAAACCGGTCACTAAAAGCGGGTGGAACGGTCAGCTACAACAAAGACCGCCAACGGTATGCGATTAGTGGAATATCAAGAACGACGCTGGAGCCGTGGGTAAAGGACTTGGGGGTAACCGCTGAACTTACTACGAATACGACTGGCGCGGTTGTAAAACCAAGGATTGCGGTTTACAAACCCTGGACGGCAAGCATGGACGAAGGCTGGAGCCATTGGGTACTGGAGCAATTTGAGTTTTCATTCGTTAACATCAGCAATGCCGACGTATTGGCGGGAGATCTGACCGATCGATTCGACGTGATTCTGATTGCCTCTGATCGGCCAAGGAATATCAAAGATGGGTTCGCAAAAGGATCGGTCCCACCGGCTTATGAAGGTGGATTGGGCGAGCAGGGGGCTTCGAATCTGGATAATTTTGTGCGCCAGGGCGGAACGCTGGTTTGCCTGAATTCGAGCAGCGACTACGCCATCGACGCGCTTCATTTACCCGTGAAAAATGTGGTAGCGGGCATTAACAGTAAAGATTTCTTTACGGGTGGTTCGCTGCTGGAAGTTGAAACGGATGCAACCCATCCGGTTATGGCTGGTATGCCCACCAAAGCTGCTGTTTTTGTTGAGAACAGTCCCGTATTTGCTACCCTCGACGGATTTAAAGGTCAGGCATTAGCCAAGTTTGCTCCGGCAGGTTCGCCATTGCGGTCAGGTTATTTACTGGGTGAAAAGCACCTACAGGGTTATGCGGCTTCACTGGATGTACAACACGGCAAGGGACACGTCATTCTTCACGGTTTCCGGCCGCAATGGCGCGGTCAACCGCTGGGCACATATCGCGTTCTTTTGAATTCAGTCCTCTATGGTGGTGAGCTGGCGAAGAGTAAATTTGGCACCGTAGAGTTCTGGAAATCGCCTTCGGTGTCAATGAAACAGAAAGAAGAGGAGAAAAAATAA
- a CDS encoding LytR/AlgR family response regulator transcription factor, whose translation MRVLLLEDERTAANHLEALLRELEPSLTIVAVIDSVEEGLARWSQLPTPDLILSDIQLADGLSFSLLEQVAVHCPIIFTTAYDEYAIRAFRHNSIDYLLKPIEREALEASLQKYRSLARPASDELVRQMQNMLSIHAFMPPTYRTSFLIQFRDKLLPIKVADIAYFSIEGGVVSATIYDMVTHHRLSDHRQPDRAISYPIEQKLEDLDSQLDPRQFFRANRQFIVARNSISEAELYFNGRLQLKLKPAPSQQVLISKDRANLFKKWMEEF comes from the coding sequence ATGCGTGTGTTACTACTTGAAGATGAACGGACAGCGGCCAATCATCTGGAGGCTTTGCTTCGTGAACTCGAACCATCACTAACAATAGTAGCTGTCATCGACAGTGTTGAGGAAGGCCTGGCGCGGTGGTCTCAACTACCAACGCCCGATCTTATCCTGTCGGATATTCAACTGGCCGATGGGCTATCATTTTCGTTACTGGAGCAGGTAGCTGTTCACTGCCCCATCATTTTCACGACGGCTTACGACGAATACGCCATTCGAGCCTTCAGACACAACAGCATTGACTACCTGCTGAAGCCCATCGAACGGGAGGCCCTTGAAGCCAGTCTTCAGAAATATCGGTCCCTCGCCCGACCGGCCAGTGATGAACTGGTTCGCCAGATGCAGAATATGCTAAGCATACACGCCTTCATGCCTCCAACCTACCGGACTAGTTTTTTAATCCAGTTCAGGGATAAACTATTGCCCATTAAGGTAGCCGATATCGCTTATTTCTCGATTGAAGGGGGAGTTGTTTCCGCAACGATTTATGACATGGTGACACATCACCGGTTATCGGACCATCGACAGCCGGACCGGGCGATCAGCTACCCAATTGAGCAAAAGCTCGAAGATCTGGATAGCCAACTTGATCCTCGTCAGTTTTTTCGGGCTAACCGCCAGTTTATTGTAGCCCGCAATAGTATCAGCGAGGCCGAATTGTATTTCAACGGGCGCTTGCAGCTTAAGTTAAAGCCTGCCCCAAGCCAGCAGGTGCTGATCAGCAAAGACCGGGCAAATCTATTTAAAAAATGGATGGAGGAGTTTTGA
- a CDS encoding DinB family protein translates to MITKLPFRFMLALVGLLMTLSAVQAAKPLTTIAQLTADWQRAREFTKEYLDTMPEDGMGFKPTPDIRSFAEQMLHLAAANYNFGALASGKANPFQGKKLEEMSELKTKAALTKAVLDSYDFMLDGVKGLTDAQLAENVKMGQREMTRELVLAKAFEHQTHHRGQATIYIRAKGIKPPTKSCFRPYDFVPAILPKKSADPIGLALFLVAYKIALKHLTRTLFQFI, encoded by the coding sequence ATGATCACTAAACTACCTTTCCGATTCATGCTGGCTCTTGTAGGGCTGCTCATGACACTTTCGGCGGTTCAGGCCGCTAAACCGCTGACTACCATAGCGCAGCTAACGGCCGACTGGCAACGGGCCCGCGAATTCACGAAAGAATATTTAGATACGATGCCCGAAGATGGCATGGGCTTTAAGCCAACCCCCGACATTCGTAGCTTTGCCGAGCAAATGCTACACCTTGCCGCAGCAAACTACAATTTTGGTGCATTGGCCAGCGGAAAAGCGAACCCATTTCAAGGCAAAAAGCTGGAGGAAATGAGCGAGCTTAAAACGAAGGCTGCGCTCACAAAAGCCGTTCTGGATAGCTACGATTTCATGCTCGATGGCGTAAAAGGATTAACGGACGCGCAATTGGCCGAAAATGTGAAGATGGGCCAGCGCGAAATGACCCGCGAGCTGGTTCTGGCGAAAGCGTTTGAACACCAAACGCATCATCGCGGTCAGGCAACCATCTACATTCGGGCGAAAGGCATCAAGCCCCCAACGAAAAGTTGTTTTAGGCCATACGATTTTGTCCCTGCTATTCTACCCAAAAAGAGCGCCGACCCGATTGGATTGGCGCTCTTTTTGGTTGCGTATAAGATCGCTCTGAAGCATCTCACACGCACTCTTTTCCAGTTTATTTAA
- a CDS encoding sensor histidine kinase, producing MTIRFSWRQIAGIAALIVATLVNLPLFGLTSRSRLAVVPPGTPDVGLALSRLVFHLAFTFFFIELNRRVLTRKSYAARFGLLGWYALNFLLFLVLTGLFVILVVPWYPERPILVITTSYFRSFFVWVTALLLANFLTVLQQNRTIQLENELLKQQNLQAQLDTLRAQLNPHFLFNSLNALSSLIREGGPKSQQYLAKLSQVLRYSLQVQQQSLVPFAEEMQFTSAYSFLLTIRFGDNLRIDNQLPADGPWKIPPMSLQLLIENAVKHNIVSSSRPLTISLATDTAHEYIIVRNVYQPKPEPADGMGSGLSNLDSRFRLLTSKSIQLSRTDGEFIVQLPIIPAI from the coding sequence ATGACTATTCGGTTTTCGTGGCGACAAATTGCCGGAATTGCTGCGCTGATTGTGGCGACCCTGGTTAATCTACCGTTGTTTGGCTTAACCTCCCGATCAAGGCTTGCTGTCGTGCCGCCTGGTACACCTGATGTAGGGCTTGCCCTAAGCCGTCTGGTGTTTCATCTGGCCTTCACATTTTTCTTTATTGAGTTGAATCGCCGTGTGCTTACCCGGAAATCTTATGCTGCCCGGTTTGGTTTACTGGGCTGGTATGCCCTTAATTTCCTGTTATTTCTGGTACTGACAGGTCTGTTCGTCATCCTTGTAGTACCCTGGTATCCAGAGCGCCCTATTCTGGTCATCACAACCAGTTATTTTCGAAGTTTTTTCGTCTGGGTAACGGCGCTGCTACTGGCAAACTTCCTGACAGTTCTCCAACAGAACCGAACCATTCAATTGGAGAATGAACTTTTAAAACAGCAAAACTTACAGGCACAACTGGACACACTTCGAGCGCAGCTTAATCCGCATTTTCTGTTTAATTCACTCAATGCGCTTAGTTCGCTCATCCGGGAAGGAGGCCCAAAAAGTCAGCAGTATCTGGCAAAATTGTCGCAGGTGTTGCGGTATTCGTTACAGGTTCAACAGCAATCGCTGGTCCCGTTTGCGGAGGAGATGCAGTTTACATCGGCCTACTCCTTTCTGCTGACGATTCGGTTTGGCGATAACCTGCGTATCGACAATCAGCTACCTGCCGACGGGCCATGGAAAATCCCGCCCATGTCGCTCCAGCTACTGATCGAAAATGCAGTCAAACATAACATCGTTTCCAGTTCCAGGCCGCTCACGATCAGTCTGGCTACGGATACAGCCCACGAGTACATTATCGTCCGGAATGTCTATCAACCAAAGCCCGAACCCGCCGACGGGATGGGCAGCGGTTTGTCTAATCTCGACAGTCGGTTTCGTTTGCTGACCAGTAAGTCAATTCAACTATCGCGAACGGATGGCGAATTCATCGTTCAGTTACCCATTATCCCTGCAATCTGA